A part of Microbacterium terregens genomic DNA contains:
- a CDS encoding AAA family ATPase has translation MTWEPIDLSGITDEVAAGIDGRPEPALLTREDGAGLLYPGMVNGLHGESGSGKTWLALHACAQEMRAGHAVAYIDHEGDPRSIVARLMDLQVTADQIVRHFRYSQPETPFSDGAGLLLTGLQDEEVRLVVIDSTGEGLALAGAKPNADDEVARWFREVPRRIADHGPSVLLLDHSAKAAGGELWPIGSQRKRAAVNGAQYYIETLSPFGRDRPGAAKLVCAKDRHGRYIVGQQVATLHVTPGDRLRITLAAPEPTERADHGGFRPTMLMERISSLLEREGALSSARIEQSVTGRREVVRRALTLLVDEGNVTRSHGARGALVHTLSRPFTTSPRTRGEVINGDLDWPVTAGARSNVEEPPNHMD, from the coding sequence ATGACCTGGGAACCGATCGACCTGTCCGGAATCACGGACGAGGTAGCGGCCGGGATCGACGGTCGCCCGGAGCCCGCACTGCTCACCCGCGAGGACGGGGCCGGACTGCTCTACCCCGGCATGGTCAATGGGCTGCACGGCGAATCCGGGTCCGGCAAGACGTGGCTTGCACTGCACGCTTGCGCGCAGGAGATGCGGGCAGGGCACGCGGTCGCGTACATCGACCACGAAGGCGACCCGCGCAGCATCGTCGCACGGCTCATGGATCTGCAGGTGACCGCAGACCAGATCGTCCGACACTTCCGGTACTCCCAGCCTGAGACACCTTTCTCAGACGGGGCAGGCCTGCTTCTGACGGGCTTGCAGGACGAGGAGGTCCGATTGGTCGTCATCGACTCCACCGGCGAGGGCCTGGCGCTTGCAGGCGCGAAACCGAACGCAGATGACGAGGTCGCCCGCTGGTTCCGGGAGGTGCCTCGCCGGATCGCGGATCACGGCCCCAGCGTTCTGCTGCTGGACCACTCGGCGAAGGCCGCGGGCGGAGAGCTGTGGCCGATCGGGTCACAGCGGAAGCGGGCCGCGGTAAACGGTGCTCAGTACTACATCGAGACGCTGTCGCCGTTCGGGCGGGACCGCCCTGGTGCCGCGAAACTCGTCTGCGCGAAAGACCGGCACGGGCGGTACATCGTGGGACAGCAGGTCGCTACCCTGCACGTCACGCCGGGCGACCGCCTCCGCATCACGCTTGCTGCCCCGGAGCCAACCGAGCGTGCCGATCACGGTGGATTCCGTCCCACGATGCTCATGGAGCGAATCAGCAGCCTGCTGGAACGAGAAGGAGCGCTGTCAAGCGCCCGCATCGAACAGTCGGTGACTGGGCGGCGGGAAGTCGTGCGTCGTGCGTTGACGCTCCTCGTGGATGAAGGGAACGTGACCCGCTCGCATGGCGCTCGTGGGGCGCTGGTGCACACGCTGTCCCGACCCTTCACCACCTCGCCCCGAACGCGGGGCGAGGTCATCAACGGCGACCTCGACTGGCCGGTCACGGCCGGGGCGAGGTCGAACGTCGAGGAACCCCCGAATCACATGGACTAG
- a CDS encoding helix-turn-helix domain-containing protein: MEASAEPQWGSVAEAARHLEVNPATVRRMIDRGDVYAERVGPRLIRVDLASVKRQPLGPAAPRTIKRSESIDERIVAGVDE, encoded by the coding sequence ATGGAAGCATCCGCAGAGCCCCAGTGGGGATCGGTGGCAGAGGCCGCGCGCCATCTCGAAGTCAACCCCGCCACCGTGCGCCGCATGATCGACCGTGGCGACGTCTACGCCGAGCGCGTAGGCCCGCGCCTGATCCGCGTCGACCTCGCGAGCGTCAAGCGGCAGCCGCTCGGGCCCGCCGCACCGCGCACGATCAAGCGTTCCGAGTCCATTGACGAGCGCATTGTCGCAGGAGTGGACGAGTGA
- a CDS encoding recombinase family protein, with the protein MSTTPPAGVPHHGRHALGTDDRLMHGVIYARISDDPTGKAAGVERQTEECRTLAESRGVTVVEELIDNDLSATSGKRRPSFERVLELIRSDLIDTVVIWHTDRLYRLPRDLEPLIELADTRPLRFLTVTASEIDLNTSSGRMVARILAAASAAEVEHKVERQRSASDQRASRGTPTARPGYGYRRVDGRDVIHEPEGAVIREAARRVLDAESLRAIAADFNARAIPSPAGAPWQGVTLRQLIRRPSLAGLRVHRGHVVGEFDFELHPAILDRSTYDRLTALFDDPTRSASSRVGHPPKHLLSGIAWCGRCGATLGGRMVRLAPWTPKPGQKSKPVKAAYACGTCHKVRRLQAPVDELVTEWLLQRLERDDTADLLTTGDPEAVRQAREAVDAVTARLASAADLFAAGSIDGNQLARITAAGRAEREKLETRLTAALPTVLPSGAVGSGARAAWADFDIHRRRLIISTLMRVTILPTGPGRSFDPDLIRVDWLTA; encoded by the coding sequence ATGAGCACAACACCCCCCGCCGGAGTCCCTCACCACGGCCGCCACGCTCTGGGGACGGACGACCGCCTCATGCACGGCGTCATTTACGCGCGGATCAGCGACGACCCGACCGGCAAGGCGGCGGGTGTCGAACGCCAGACCGAGGAGTGCCGAACACTCGCTGAATCGCGCGGCGTCACCGTTGTCGAGGAACTGATCGACAACGACCTGAGCGCGACCAGCGGCAAGCGCCGCCCCAGCTTCGAGCGCGTCCTGGAACTGATCCGCTCCGACCTCATCGACACTGTCGTCATCTGGCACACAGACCGCCTGTACCGGCTCCCCCGCGACCTGGAGCCCCTCATCGAGCTGGCCGACACTCGCCCGCTGCGGTTCCTCACCGTCACAGCATCAGAGATCGACCTCAACACGTCATCCGGCCGCATGGTCGCGCGCATTCTCGCCGCTGCCTCCGCTGCCGAGGTCGAGCACAAGGTGGAGCGGCAACGGTCCGCGTCCGACCAGCGGGCATCCCGCGGCACACCCACCGCCCGCCCCGGCTACGGCTACCGGCGCGTCGACGGTCGGGACGTCATCCACGAACCCGAGGGGGCGGTGATCCGCGAAGCAGCCCGCCGAGTCCTCGACGCCGAGTCCCTGCGTGCGATTGCCGCGGACTTCAACGCGCGCGCTATCCCCTCCCCCGCGGGGGCACCCTGGCAGGGCGTCACGCTTCGACAGCTCATCCGCCGCCCTTCACTTGCGGGGCTGCGCGTCCACCGCGGGCACGTCGTCGGAGAGTTTGACTTCGAGCTGCACCCGGCGATCCTCGACCGCAGCACCTACGACCGGCTGACCGCCCTGTTCGACGACCCCACCCGCTCAGCCAGCAGTCGCGTCGGCCACCCTCCCAAGCACCTCCTGTCCGGAATCGCCTGGTGCGGACGGTGCGGCGCGACGCTCGGCGGGCGAATGGTCCGCCTTGCCCCGTGGACGCCGAAACCCGGGCAGAAGTCCAAGCCCGTAAAGGCCGCGTACGCTTGCGGCACCTGCCACAAGGTGCGCCGCCTGCAGGCCCCCGTCGATGAGCTGGTAACGGAGTGGCTGCTGCAGCGACTGGAGCGCGACGATACCGCGGACCTGCTCACCACCGGCGACCCCGAGGCGGTCCGGCAGGCCCGCGAAGCAGTAGATGCGGTCACGGCGCGTCTCGCGTCCGCTGCCGACCTGTTCGCCGCGGGCAGCATCGACGGCAACCAGCTCGCAAGGATTACTGCCGCGGGTCGCGCCGAACGCGAGAAGCTCGAAACACGGCTCACAGCTGCCCTCCCGACGGTGCTCCCAAGCGGTGCGGTCGGGTCAGGGGCGCGGGCGGCGTGGGCAGACTTTGACATCCACCGTCGTCGCCTGATCATCTCGACGCTCATGCGGGTGACGATCTTGCCGACCGGACCGGGTCGCAGCTTCGATCCCGACTTGATCCGAGTGGACTGGCTGACTGCCTGA